From the genome of Tachypleus tridentatus isolate NWPU-2018 chromosome 6, ASM421037v1, whole genome shotgun sequence:
ATCCGAATCGGAACTCCCATTTCTAAAGTTTACGTCTTTTCTCTGGTGTTCAGTTCATTGCTTACTTTTCTCCATATCTTTAGCTAGCTGGTAAAGGATGTTGACGGTTTTCTGTTTATGATAAGTACAAAagtttatttctgttgttattaaacaacaacaacaataataacagtgCAATAATATGCTTCGTTATTGTTCATTTTAAACCTTAATGACAACACTTCTGTTCAAAGTTATCAGTAGTGTTTAGTCAGAAAAACCCAGTTAATGAACGTATTTTATTGCTATTTAAACTCCAGTACTAATAGCTAGGGTTGAAGTTAGGGTTAACGTTTTAACTGTTGCAGGTTATAATGAGAAATGACCAAGGTGATAACGAAGTGTAATAAGTAAGATAGCATTAAGGTGTAATCTAGTTAATAGAAGACAATAAATGGACAATGTGGTAACGACAATATTTggttttaacaaataatatttgtgaaaatattttattgaattattctAGAAAAACTGGTTGAAGTTTTGTTGAATAGCAATCAAGATATGGTTcctttcatctttattttttgcCCACAATCAACAAAAGTCTTTCTTTCATTTCTATTCTAAAAGTTCCAATCTGTGGATCCGGATAAGCGGTTTAACTGCAGAAAAACATTCGGACTTAAATGACACTAGACTTTACAATATAAAacttgacaacaacaacaaagaatgttaaaagtatAATTCATGGTGTTCTGTACACAACATAGTTTACTATTTACAAGTAAACTTGTATGTTTATGGtaaccttaattttgaactgttggCCACAGAGAAtgcaaccgccaactcttgagccactatttaccaacaaattgcgggatatattgataatttataacactctcacggctgagaggacgacgCTGAGTTGCTTCACCTCCTCCTTCTGCtagtggtacagcgataagtctgtaTGTAGTCTTATAACGTTAACAATTGGTTTTGGTAACCCCCTCATGTGATGGGCACAACAAACATAAACGATTGTTTAGCTCTGCtcttaagaacaacaacaaaacagatattttagTCTCTCTGTTACTGTCTCGTGTGCTCTTTCTCTTTGGTACAGCAGATGAGATATGGTTGTAGGTTGTATTTGCTTTGAGTAGTGCTTTGTTtctttgagtttttttttaattttacacaaaactacacaagggctagctATGCTAGCTGTACCTACTTTAGCAGTGAATGACAAGAGGGAAAGCCGCCAGTCATCAGcccccaccgccaacccttgggctactcttttaccaatgaatggtgagATTGATCGTACCTTacaatgcctccacggctgaatggacgaacgcgtttggtgtgacagggattcaaactcgtgatcctgagatgacgagtcgagcgccccctagcaacctgaccatgctgggcctttcaGTAGCGCTTGGCCAATCAGAATCGTTTGACTTGCAATAATGTTCTCAAGGCATGTCAAAATTGTAGTGTGTCACAAAGTGCTGAATGGACTCCTGTTGCTATGCTCTCTGTAACTTTATCGTGGCTAAAGTTGACACTGATACTTACACGTGGATTTCACACTCTTTTGTGGTCAGAACTGTTGATTTATTCAGAAAGATGTAACTAATCTGTTGTTCTTGCTGGGATGAGGCTGAAAATGATAAGGTTTCTAAGTgactcgactctcagattaccaaCATATGAAGACATTGTCGTACCTGTAACAATGACAGTGCACTGATGCCTCTATATCTTAGCTCAAAGAAAAAGGTGTCCGTTTTGGCAAAATGAGTGTTCGAAAGAACATGGACCAAAAATATTACGGGGCGTCCAAGTATAAAGTACAGAATATCAAAAGAGTCAATAGCAATACAATTGAGTACTTTGTCCCTATAATAAAGTGCCCCGATGGGATAGCGGTAAGTTGacggatttgtaacgctaaaattcgggttttggtTCCCCGAgctgaacacagcagataacccactgtgactttgttataagactaatacaaatacacaaaacCCTGCACTAAAACTTTAGGGTTATACGCAGGGACGGTCTTAGTCATTCTGCAGGCCCTTACAGAATTCGGTAAATGGAGAGCCATAATGATAACAAAACTCAGAAATAGATTGAAAGGCACAGATAGCATCAGGAGCCCTTTCATGTGTGGGGCCAATGACTCTCGCCCAGTTTGCCCACTAGGTAATACCACCTATGATTACATATACTAAATGACTTAACTTGTAAACTATTGACTTGTGAAATACtgattttaaattcttaatatcATATTAGTAAGAATTTCTGAGTAAACCTAAAGAAGAGCATATCATAATTGGTTATCtagtgccgacgaggcctttcgtcAATACAATTACAGTGGTTAGAATACTACTTATAATAGCAAATTGCTCGACATCCGTTAGGATATGACCTGGATTAAGTTTGTGGACTGGAGTAAgggatttttaatatattatttatttcttttacagaCATATCTGTGATTTAGCcataagtctgaagacttataaagctaaaaattaggtttcgatacctggtgtgagagcacaaatagcccatggtttgtaacaacaaacacaatttaatataatattatcactatTATTCGTTGTTTCTGTGAATCGACCTTCTTATTATCAGAATAACTGACAAACCAGGAataattttaatcttattttataaaaaaactgacaaatttatttttcttgttcttgttgtTATCGTTAATCTATTTAGAACTTGgtgtttttaaaggattttgGTGAAATGGCTGAGCTAATGTCACGCGAAACTCAAAATCATTGTTGTTGTCATATTCATAATATATATGTTCCAGTTCGACTAATTTGGCCGACTGTGTATTCATTTAGCCTTTAGTGATTTATCAATTCTACACGGAAAGGAAAAACTAAAGAACAAATTCAGTTCAGTAAAAACGTTTGTAAATGAAAGTGATGCTGTGTCTCCCAAGTggaacagcaataagtctacggacttacaacgccagaatccGCGGTTCTATGCCCGCGGCAAATAAGTAGACAAGCCACTATGGAaatattggttgttgttgttttttggtagTTCCTGTTAAAAGTTTCAGGAAAATGATTTAAACATTAGTACGGAATGTTTCCATTTGTATTTAAATCCTACACGAGCCATTGAGATAGTGAAATGCTCCAGGTTTACTGTAGCCAATTATTGTTCTTCTATACCGGTCTCCACATAACTGTAAAGTTTCCTGATTGGTTATGTAACAGCTCTCTGTGCATCGTGGCTTTTGATTGGTTCGCGGCGATTTTCTAGCTTTCATTACAAAACGAAAAAGATGCTTTTAGAAATCTATACACTCTCATCTGTGTACAGAATAGATACACCACGTGCTTACATGTGTTAGCTCTAGGCTTTGCTTGAATGTTTGACAACATCGTATCAAAGGTTATTTCTGTTGTATTCACAGCTCATTATTTAGGTGCTTAGCTGTGTGATGTCCCCCGCCACAGCGATGACAGATGACCAGCTGAGTATCTCTCTTAGTAACTTCCCTGTTACAGAACTGTCACGTACCTCCAACGCCACCTTGTTGAGCTACCCTACTGACCATCGAACTCTTGGCCAGCCTGAATTTTCTCTCTCTCAAATACCGCCTGTCACAACCTTTCTCACACATACCGCACAACACTATGATCAGCATTGTGGAGAGAAGGTAATGTGTGCCATAAAAACAGAATTGTCTTCCCCTGTGTTCAGTGGACGATGTATTGATCATCCACAAGATCAACGTAAACGCCGCTACAGAAAGTGTCCCGGAGGAGGAAGCAGGGACGAGATCTTTGAGCCTGCCAGGTCGAGGAAACGAAGCTGTCAGAGTTTAGAGGAGATGCAGAGTCAGCGAGTGCTGGCTAATGTGCGAGAGAGACAGCGCACGCAGAATCTGAACGAGGCCTTTGCGGCGCTTCGAAAGATCATCCCAACCCTTCCCTCCGATAAGCTAAGTAAAATACAGACACTGAAGTTAGCCACTCGCTACATTGACTTTCTGTACCAAGTTCTCAGGAAAGACGAACAGGACGTCAAGCTGACTAGCTCGTGCAGCTACGTGGCCCACGAAAGACTCAGTTATGCCTTCTCCGTGTGGCGAATGGAGGGAGCTTGGGCAGGACATTAGGAAATGCAGGTTGGTCGTCTCTGTTCTTCTATGTTAGCTTATTAAGTGTCTTCCAGATCCTGAAATGTGTTTATATGGTAGAAgtgttgataaaaaaaagaacagattCAATCTGTATGATAATACGTAAGTTCTCGCCTCAAAACTAGCAAGAAACTCATGTTCATACgagatttattttatgtattatttcaaacagaaccaaatatatataaatatgcatacATAGAATGAATTGATACTTAGCTATCCATGAACTACGTAATACTAAAACGTCATGAAAACTTGTACTTCATTAAGACAAGTCTGATGGTTTGGGGTACACTGTATTTTATCTCGGCATTGTTTAAGATGATTGCCACCCAATGTGTGAGGTTTTCTTTATAACATGTTTcgtatttttagtttaaaattttccTTAATTTGCTGGTTGAATACTGTTACGTACACAATGTATTACGACTTCAAATAGccggacattttaattttaatttagaagttaatttagtgttaatatttatccaatttatgatatttgccaacaagattgatacacataaatTTTCAACACAACTAtacttttatatacaaacaaagaacattacaatttataataacggttattacaaatatttataacaagtGATGGCTTATGTGCAAGAGCTTTACAAACTTACGGATAAAACTAAGTCTTATGTttggtctagaactaaatatctTATCaacggtccaggtccacgacgagttATGAGTTGATATTCTCTCATCTAACGCTATCTTTTCTTGGCTAGCTTCACGCCCGTTTAAGCTGCCTTTATCTAAagagatatttaatgtcttaaaaataataacgtccgaagtaattatCTAAAattgaactgtttgtaatgttcaaaatctataaacgttcctggtcaagctctataatttttatttaaacttttgcAACCTTTGCTGGTTAAGTACTAACGACATCTTGAAGATTTAAGGAGCACTCTGTGATCTCCAAGCACAGAATGTTATTCTTGAGTCATAGTTTATAAACAGCGCAAAGTACTGTCTTTCAGTCATAGTTTATAGTCTCTggctagtacagcgttaagtcttcagatttacaatgctaaaatcagggttttgattccctGCGATGGAcccagcaaatagcctgatgtggtttgttataagaaaaaaacacacaaaaaacacacagactttataaacagagtattattattattgagtcttactttataaacaacacaaaatattattcttgagtcatactttataaagagaacattattattattgagtcatactttataaacagaatattattattattgagtcatactttataaacagaatattattattatgaagtcatactttataaacagaatattattattattgagtcatactttataaacagaatattattattatgaagtcATACTTcataaacagaatattattattattatggagtcgtaatttacaaacaacacagagtattatttttgtgttgttattaatCATCGCCTGTTAACGTTCCTACTGAACAAACAGTTCTTGCGTCACAGTTTATGAactgttttgtgtgtgtgcgtgtgtgcaaACACTTGGTGCAAACCCATTTATtagttgttaataaaacaaatagataaataaacaagtaaGCGCAACCTCTACAGAAGAATACTGTATCTGTTCTTAACACATGAGTCACCATTAAGACCAAGTAGCTTCCTATTAAACgtaaaataatacatacatacacaaacaaacaaacaaacaatcaatacacaaacatacacgatatttacaaacaagcaaatacaACGTCTAAGCAGAAACAAAAAcgacatatatacacaaaaagcACGACATCTACATACAATGTTTCTAAATTGTGTTCCGAGatagaaaaatgtaatttgataatGTCAGAAGTTAAGGAAGAAATCGTTAAGAAACAGAGCCAGCTTTGTTCCTTCAATTCTAGACATCAGTGTAACACCAAGGATTTGTcgtttaaattattaacaaaagatTTAGGATAGAAATCAGCCAAAACCTTTCTTTCATCAGCGAGttgattattaaaaatgtatattttgtgccgtttacaaatgttttgttttagcgTTAGTGTTAAATGATTAGAGAAAATAACGAGGCCATCTTGAAATAAAATCGAAAACATAgtgcaataataaataaatatattttgcagtAAATCAAGTCAAATATAGAAAAGTAaagaatatatttcaaagtaacatACAGTGACAAAGCATAAAAGTGACATTAATTCaaacttacacaaatattttaaagtaaatatgtgtaattattatattcaAGATAAACTGCAATGAACGAAAGATCGAGGAGCTAGACGACACAGAATCCTTGTAAACGAATAAAACCTTCAAcattgttaagaaaaacaaatcttaCGCATGTTTATCGACTGTCCATAACGTGGCgtgaataatatgtttgttttgtttttgtttgtttgttttaatttcgcgcaaagctacacgagggctatctgcgctagccgtctttaatttagcagtgtaagactagatggtaGGTacctaggcatcaccacccaccgccaactcttgggctactcctttaccaacgaatagtgggattggctgtcacattataacgtttctacggttgaaagggcgagcatgtttggtgcaacagggattcgaacccgcgaccctcagattacgagtcgaactccttaaccacctggtcatgctgggccctcGTAAATAATAGTTCTTGTACttggttttgaaatttattattttaaaattgacattattattttaaattggcTTTTTGACATATAAGTACAACACTTATCTTATCAAAGCGGTCAGAAGAaaccatttacaaaataaaaatactacgCCATGTTGGTAAAATGCCTTAACTACTTacctttatattttgtaaatctaAATACGTCGAGGCTCTTTTCCAACATCCATGATAGCAGTTTGGTCTGACAATGAGGTTGGATTGTCATTGTTTTAGTATATATCACCAATGTTGTTTTCAGTTACATGAATCAAGGATGTTTCTTTAGTAAACGGAGTTTGATTTTTTATCCTAATCCATAGATGATTACTTTTCACTTACTGATGACTTTTGAAGAATCCAAAACTGGTTTCGACACTTTTGCAGACATCCAGTTTTATATCTCCTCAAAACTTTAGTTTCACTTTCATTTATGATgaagaattattttcttttttgctgGACACGCCATACATTTGGTTGCTCATTATTtgcaaataagttttttttttcaggtccTATGACTAACTGGGCATATCTGCTATCCACTCATCTTATATCTGGCTGACTTTAGCTTCACACTGTCTCCTCATCTTATCACTGACTAATTTTGGCCACACGATATCTCGTCATATTATCACTGGCTAACTTAAGCTTCACAGTGTTTAATCATCTTACCACTCACTAACTTTAGCCTCACACTGTTTTCTCATCTTATCTCTGATTAACTTCAGCTTCACAATGTCTGCTTATCTTATCATTGACTAACTTTGGTTTCATAGTGTCTCGTCATCTTATCATTGACTAACTTTGGTTTCATAGTGTCTCGTCATCTTATCATTGATTAACTTTAGTCTCACAGTGCCTTCTCATCTTATCTCTGACTAACTTTGACCTCACAGTGTCTCTTCGTTAAATCTCTGGCTAACTTTAGCCTCACATGGTCTCCTCATGCTATCCCTAAATAACTTTAGCTTCACA
Proteins encoded in this window:
- the LOC143252519 gene encoding twist-related protein 2-like; this translates as MSPATAMTDDQLSISLSNFPVTELSRTSNATLLSYPTDHRTLGQPEFSLSQIPPVTTFLTHTAQHYDQHCGEKVMCAIKTELSSPVFSGRCIDHPQDQRKRRYRKCPGGGSRDEIFEPARSRKRSCQSLEEMQSQRVLANVRERQRTQNLNEAFAALRKIIPTLPSDKLSKIQTLKLATRYIDFLYQVLRKDEQDVKLTSSCSYVAHERLSYAFSVWRMEGAWAGH